Proteins found in one Saccharomyces kudriavzevii IFO 1802 strain IFO1802 genome assembly, chromosome: 11 genomic segment:
- the SIS2 gene encoding phosphopantothenoylcysteine decarboxylase complex subunit SIS2 (similar to Saccharomyces cerevisiae SIS2 (YKR072C) and VHS3 (YOR054C); ancestral locus Anc_5.655), whose translation MTAVASTNGKHESDHNQPIECPRFSRGKKEIVLDREDAKGKDSVMNSPVSGRQSVSPTLSNATGNTTKSIMNVTGTSGAVVSNTPEPGLKRVPAVTFSDLKQQQKHDSLAQLKNESEKNKVPNSTLTITSNSVAGNPAAIPNNITTPRPAQISGSPLVNEMKDFVPKGNGRLKIVDSIKPGNIMASSTPVNKENDKVAAKVPTSVTLRKEDSHDEADNLLIQLNSRSASEDTSVKQSAIPSIIPKRENSKNLDPRLPQDDGKLHVLFGATGSLSVFKIKPMIKKLEEIYGRDRISIQVILTQSATQFFEQRYTKKIIKSSEKLNKLSQYDSTPTTPVTPTPGQCNMAQVVELPPHIQLWTDQDEWDAWKQRTDPVLHIELRRWADILVVAPLTANTLSKIALGLCDNLLTSVIRAWNPSYPILLAPSMVSSTFNSMMTKKQLQTIKEEMSWVTVFKPSEKVMDINGDIGLGGMMDWNEIVNKIVMKLGGYPKDNEEEDEEDEDEDDEEEEEEETEDNKNENNNDDDDDDDDDDDDEDEDDDDDEDDDEDEVETPGIVDKH comes from the coding sequence ATGACTGCCGTCGCCTCTACTAACGGGAAGCATGAATCAGATCACAACCAACCCATAGAGTGTCCAAGGTTTTCCCGTGGAAAGAAGGAGATTGTGTTGGACCGTGAGGATGCAAAGGGGAAGGACTCTGTAATGAACTCCCCCGTTTCGGGAAGACAATCAGTGAGTCCTACCCTGTCAAATGCTACTGGTAATACTACGAAATCTATCATGAATGTTACAGGAACTTCGGGCGCGGTGGTGAGCAATACGCCGGAGCCTGGCTTGAAAAGGGTTCCCGCCGTCACTTTTAGTGATCTGAAGCAGCAACAAAAGCATGATAGTCTGGCTcaactgaaaaatgaatcggaaaagaataaagtcCCAAACAGCACTTTAACAATTACTTCTAATTCTGTTGCCGGGAATCCTGCAGCAATACCGAATAACATCACTACTCCAAGACCGGCGCAAATATCAGGCTCTCCGCTTGTCAATGAGATGAAGGATTTTGTTCCTAAGGGGAACGGTAGGCTCAAAATAGTCGATTCGATCAAGCCTGGCAATATTATGGCCTCATCGACTCCAGTAAACAAGGAAAACGATAAAGTCGCTGCTAAGGTTCCCACCAGTGTTACACTGCGAAAGGAGGATTCACACGATGAGGCCGACAATCTTTTAATCCAACTTAATTCAAGGTCTGCTTCAGAGGATACATCAGTAAAGCAATCGGCCATACCCTCCATCATTCCTAAAAGGGAAAATTCTAAAAATTTGGACCCCAGGTTACCGCAAGATGATGGGAAATTGCACGTACTATTTGGCGCCACAGGTTCGTTGTCGGTATTCAAGATCAAACCAATGATTaaaaaattagaagaaatatatgGTCGTGATAGAATAAGCATTCAAGTTATCCTAACACAATCAGCAACACAGTTTTTCGAACAAAGatataccaaaaaaattatcaagtCTTCAGAAAAACTAAATAAACTTTCACAATATGATTCCACTCCAACAACTCCGGTAACACCAACGCCGGGCCAATGTAACATGGCTCAAGTGGTGGAGCTACCTCCGCATATTCAGCTCTGGACAGATCAAGATGAATGGGACGCATGGAAACAACGGACTGACCCCGTCCTTCATATAGAGCTACGTCGTTGGGCGGATATATTAGTTGTGGCCCCACTCACTGCAAACACACTATCGAAGATTGCTTTGGGACTGTGCGATAATCTCCTAACGAGTGTCATCAGAGCTTGGAACCCAAGTTACCCAATTCTTTTGGCGCCCTCCATGGTGAGTAGCACTTTTAATTCGATGATGACAAAGAAACAATTACAAACCataaaagaggaaatgTCTTGGGTCACTGTTTTCAAACCTTCCGAAAAAGTAATGGATATAAATGGTGACATCGGTCTTGGTGGTATGATGGACTGGAACGAGATTGTAAACAAGATCGTCATGAAATTGGGTGGGTATCCAAAGGataacgaagaagaagacgaagaagacgaggatgaagatgacgaagaagaggaagaagaagagacGGAAGATAACAAGAACGAAAACAACAacgacgatgacgacgacgatgacgatgacgatgacgacgagGACgaggatgatgacgatgacgagGATGATGACGAGGACGAAGTAGAAACTCCAGGTATAGTAGATAAGCATTAA
- the DRE2 gene encoding electron carrier DRE2 (similar to Saccharomyces cerevisiae DRE2 (YKR071C); ancestral locus Anc_5.654) has translation MSHYKSGLLLIHPSVTTTPELVENTKNHAASKEVKFVDQFLINKLNDGSINLEKSKYEVIQYLTPEAVTDIKFPKKLISILADSLKLNGSLMGLSDTYKVDALINGFEIVNKPEYRWVKKDFSNLTQTVSIPLKDKKKPCSTKLQNGSTKLPTFKKANALTSKLPSFKKAEDTRLPTIKRADESEVPNFKMASEPRVYKVVDDLIEDSDDDVSSDSSKAQYFDQVDVDNDSIEEEDLIDEDDSSKPMITMITCGKSKTKKKKACKDCTCGMKEQEEREINDLRSQQDKVVKFSENELTEIDFTIDGKKVGGCGSCSLGDAFRCSGCPYLGLPAFKPGQPINLDSISDDL, from the coding sequence ATGTCGCATTACAAATCGGGTCTCCTTCTGATACATCCATCTGTGACTACGACGCCAGAGTTGGTGgaaaataccaaaaatcaTGCCGCCTCCAAGGAAGTCAAGTTTGTAGACCAGTTCTTAATCAATAAACTGAATGATGGATCCATAAATCTGGAGAAATCCAAATATGAAGTTATTCAATACCTGACGCCTGAAGCAGTCACGGATATCAAGTTTCCCAAGAAGTTGATCTCTATCCTGGCTGACTCATTGAAACTAAATGGTTCATTAATGGGTTTGAGTGACACTTATAAAGTAGACGCATTGATTAATGGCTTTGAAATAGTAAATAAGCCGGAGTACCGTTGGGTtaaaaaagatttttccaATCTTACTCAAACTGTTTCAATACCGTTGAAggataagaaaaaacccTGCAGCACCAAACTGCAGAATGGTAGCACCAAATTGCCAACTTTCAAGAAAGCTAATGCTTTAACTTCTAAATTACCCTCATTCAAGAAAGCAGAGGATACCAGACTGCCTACCATCAAGAGAGCAGACGAATCCGAGGTGCCTAACTTCAAAATGGCTTCTGAACCAAGAGTCTATAAAGTCGTAGATGACCTAATCGAGGATAGCGATGATGACGTCTCTAGTGATTCGTCCAAGGCTCAGTATTTTGACCAAGTGGATGTCGACAACGACtccattgaagaagaagacttAATCGATGAGGATGATTCCAGTAAGCCAATGATTACTATGATTACATGTGGTAAATCcaagacaaagaaaaaaaaagcttgtAAGGATTGCACTTGTGGTAtgaaagaacaagaagaaagggaaataAATGATCTAAGATCTCAACAGGATAAAGTCGTAAAGTTTTCCGAGAATGAGCTAACCGAGATCGATTTTACTATCGATGGGAAGAAAGTCGGTGGCTGTGGATCCTGTTCACTAGGGGATGCATTTAGGTGTAGTGGCTGTCCTTATTTAGGTCTTCCTGCTTTCAAGCCCGGCCAGCCTATTAATTTGGATAGTATTTCAGATGACTTGTAG
- the SKDI11G2810 gene encoding uncharacterized protein (similar to Saccharomyces cerevisiae YKR073C) yields the protein MSPSNSLKSLYNPTHVLVSNDTRNFFSCKKWHRCFSGRQSHRRRSQGTLSDHSLTWTAHPLLPFSYIWKDHF from the coding sequence ATGAGTCCAAGTAATTCCTTGAAGTCGTTATATAACCCAACCCATGTGCTCGTAAGTAATGACACACGcaactttttctcttgcaaaaaatggcaTCGATGCTTCTCTGGGAGGCAATCTCACAGGAGGAGAAGTCAAGGAACACTTTCGGATCACTCCCTCACCTGGACTGCCCACCCATTACTGCCGTTCAGTTACATTTGGAAAGACCATTTTTGA